From Rissa tridactyla isolate bRisTri1 chromosome 10, bRisTri1.patW.cur.20221130, whole genome shotgun sequence:
agtctcctgggggggtccctgcgccCCCAGCCCAGGCTTGTGCATGGCTGTCACCATGGACCGTGCTCCGTGCACGGCTGTCACCCTGTCCTGCATGTGGCTGTCCCTGTGCATGGCCACCCATCCCCGCAGGGCGCCATCCGGGCAGAGGTGCCCCAGGACTGCCTGGAGTACGACACAGGGGAGCCAGGGGGGCGGAAGGGGCGCCCACGGCACCAGCGCagccccccacgtcccccccagccccgtgccccctCGCGCCGTAACCGCCAGCAGCCCCCGAAGGTGAGCTccggggggtgggatggggcacGGGGCAGGGCACGACGGGcgctgtggggcagaggcagcggggaggcaggacCGGTGGAGCCGGGGCCAAGCCGTGCCGGTGCCCTGCCCAGCCGGATGTGGAGGAGGTGGTGCGGGACGGCGTTGGGCGCATGGTGACATGGACGGGCTCGGGGTTCGCCCGGGTGCGGGACGGGGCTGGCCTGACCTTCCGCGTGGACAACGTGCCCTACCCCATGGACTACGAGCTGCTGCTACGCTACGAGCCCGAGGTGAGCACAGCCATGGACATGGCCCTGGCATGTACGTcacggcatggcacagccctGACACCGTCTCGCCTGTCACCGCAGTCGACCGAGGATTGGGAGGCTGTGGTCAGCGTCGGCTCCCGGGTGCTCCCCACCAGCCCTCGCTGCGGGAACCTGCTGCCCTCCGAGCAGATGTACCGTGAgagcctgccccacagccagaggtgggacagggtggggatgggatgggatgggatgggggtttggtgggatggggatggaatgaggatgggaatgggatggaatgatgatgggatggggatggggtgcagatggggacagggatcaggacaggacagggacaaggacagcCCTGCCACGCTCCCAAaacccagggatggggatgggatggaaacAGGGACAGTCCTGCCACACAGGcaagggacggggatggggatggggacagggacaaggaagGTGGCTGGCTGCTACTGCTGTCCCCTGGCTGTCCCTATGGCTCTGTTGTGCCTGTGTCCTGACGCCTGCCTCTGCACAGGTACGTGCTGCTGTCCCGGCCCTTCTGCTTCGAGCCCAGCACCCCCTACGAGGTGACCATGCGGCTTCAACGGGCCGGCGTCACCCAGCGCCACCCTGGTGCCTTCATCCTCATTGACTCGGTGAGGGGCATCCCGCTGCACCCCACATCTGGGGCTCAGCAGGGGTGGGGTGATGGGCAGGGACGGGGGACTatgggctggggtgggcagcagcccctcgCTGGGGCTTCTTGTGTGGTGGGAATGGGAAtgaggaaggggatggggatgggaaagtGGATTGGGAAAGGGAATGGAGATGGGGATGTTGATGGGGAGAGGAATGGGGATGGGAAAGcagatagggatggggatgggaaggtggatggggatgggaaagggaagggggatgGAGACATTGATGGTGTGGGGAtaggaatggggatggggacatggatgaGGTTGGAGATATGAGTGGGGCTGGTGATGGTTATGGAGTTGAGGCTGGTCTTGGGGATGTCAAAGCGGGTAGGGATAAGCATGCCTGTGGGGATGGCAATTTGGACGGGCATATCTGTGGGGCTGGGCATGCTGATGGGGTTGGGGATGTCTATGGATCTGAGGCTGTTGCTGGGACCAGGGCAGTTGAACCTCCGGCAGGGTTGGGGCAGATGCATCCAGCCTGGGAGTGGGGACCAGGtcccacctctccccctcccGTTGCCTGTTGCAGCTGGTGCTCCTGCCACGGGTGTCGGAGCTGCCTGGCTTCCAtggggctgaggcggcggcggcagcgcgccaggaggagctggagcggTACCGGTGCCTGGAGGCATTTCGCATGGCCCCCCCGTCCCCCCTGGCCCAGGCTTGTGCCCGCCTGGTCTGCAGCGTCTCAGCCCTGCTGCATGGCGGGGCGCTGCGTGAGTGGGGAGCACCCTGCTGGGGTTGGGGGACATGCCTGGGGCGGTGGGCGAGGGTGGAGCCGTGGGTTGGGATGGGACCGTGACCACGGCAGGTGGTCAGGTGTGGCTGGTGGGTCAGGATGGGGACATGCCCGTGGCAGGGCGGGGGTCGGGGTACCTGGGGCAGTGGGTTGGGATGAGACCATGCCCATTGGAGGGTTGGGCAGGGGTACCCGGTGCAGTGGGTCGGGATGAGCCCACGCTCATTGCAGTGGGTCAGGATGGGgctgtgcccatggcagggtgggaGACGTACTCGGTGCAGTGGGTCGGGATGGGGCCGTGCCCACGGTGGGGTCGGGCAGGGGGCGGGCAGAGCAGTCCCAGCGCCACACTGGtcctgctgcccacagcctgcCAGTGCGACCCGCAGGGCTCCCGCAGCAGCGAGTGCCAGGTGCAGGGAGGGCAGTGCGAGTGCAAGCCCCACGTCCTCGGCCGGCGCTGTGACCACTGCGCTCCAGGCAGCTATGGCTTCGGGCCCCTGGGCTGCAGCCGTGAGTAGCGGGATCTGCGCCTGCCAGGCATCCCTGTCCCTcccgtctgtctgtccatccagcTGTCAGAGCCCCATTTGCTCCCGCTCTGCTTGTTCacttgtctgtctgtccatctgtccatgCGCGTTGTCCATCTCTGTCCATGCGTGTTGTCCATCTCAGCCCTGCTGTCCTACAGCCTGTAGGTTGGGTCCTAGTTCCTCTTCTGTCCATCTGtctttccatccatccatccatccatccatccatccatccatccatccatccatccacccatccacccgAGTCCTGTGCTCCAGCCTGGGGTGGGCACTTCCCTACCTTGCACTCACTCATCTGTCCATCTGCCCGTCCATCTGCCTACCTGTGTGTCCACTATGCCGTAGCCCGTGGGTTGGGCATGCCCTGGGTGCCGGTCCCCcatctgtctgtccgtccgtccctGTATCCCTGCACTCGTTCCTGACCCAAACCGTGCCGTTCCACAGCCTGCGCCTGCTCCCCGGAGGGCTCAGTGTCACAGCTGTGCGATGCGGTGAGTGGGCAGTGCCGGTGCCAGCACGGCGCTGTGGGCCGGCAGTGTGACCAGTGCCAGCCTGGCCACTGGGGCTTCCCCGCCTGCCGGCCCTGCCAGTGCAACGGGCACGCCGAGGAGTGCGACCCCCGgacgggcagctgcctgcactgccGCGACCACACCGCCGGCCGGCACTGCGAGCGGTGAGcctggtgggaggggaggagatgggaCAGCATGGCGTGGcatggatgggatggggtgggatgggatagATACAATGAGATGGaataggatgggatggggtggatgAGATGGGATGGTGGGATGGGATATGATGGAATGGGATGGATGAGATGAGGTGATGGGATGGAATATGAtaggatgggatgagatgggatggtgGGATGGGATAAGATGGGGTGAGATTGGATGGAATAGTGGGATAGGGTATGATGGGATGGATGAGATGAGACAAGACGAGATGAGATAGCATAGCATGACATGGCATGGCATGACATGACATGGACGAGATGGAATGGTGGGATGGGATATGATGGATAGGATGGGACGGACCCCCAGGGCACTCACCCCTTATCCCCGCAGGTGCCAGGACGGTTACTATGGGGACCCAGTGCTGGGCTCGGGGCAGCAGTGccggccctgcccctgccccggctACCCTGGCACACGGCACTACCACGGGAGCGCCTGCCACGCCGACGAGGAGACCCACCACATCGTCTGCCTCTGTGCGCCCGGATACGccggtgaggggcagagcaggcgCTGTGCAGTGGGGACCCCCAGCACCGGGGCTGCGGTACCCCCGGCACCCATGCCCCCCTCAtcctccctgcagggccccgCTGCGACCGCTGCTCCCCCGGCTATTTCGGGATGCCAGAGATGGAGGGGGGCGCGTGCCGGCCCTGCCAGTGCAACAACAACATCGACGCCAGCGACCCGGGGGCCTGCGACCCCCGCACGGGGCAATGCCTGCGCTGCCTGTACCACACCGCCGGGCCCCACTGCGCCCACTGCCAGCCTGGCTACTACGGCAATGCCCTGCAGCGCAGCTGCCGGCgtgagcggggcagggggggccgtGCCGGTGCTGGGGCTGTGCGAGGGTTCGGGCATGTGCAGGGGGTTTGGGGCAATGCAAGGGCTCAGGGTGGGGGTGAGGCTCGGGGCTGCCTTGgggttgggggttgggggggggcgttGGGTTGGGCAGGGTTTGGGGTGTCGGGGGGTTTGGGGCTGGGTGGGGTCAGGAACAAGTGGGGTTTGGGGCTGtcgggggggtttggggctgtTCCCGGGGTCAAggctgggcaggggacagggatgtTGGGATCTGGGTTTTTGGACTGTGCATGGGTTCGGGGCCAGGCAGGGGATTTGGGGAGCTGGGGCCAGCTGCCAGGAGGGCATCACCTGGGTGAGGGGGGTACGGGCTGAGCCCCATGTGTTTACCCACCCTCCCGCAGGCTGCAGCTGCGACCCACGGGGGACCCTGGTCTCCCACTGCACCGCCGGCGCCTGCGCCTGCGACCGTGGCACGGGCGCCTGTGCCTGCCGGCCCAACGTGGTGGGCAAGAGCTGCGACCGCTGCGCACCCCACTTCTGGagcctgggggagctggggggctgcgaGCCCTGTGGCTGCCACCCCACGCGTGCCCTGCACCCCGCCTGCGATGCGGTGAGCCCCCCCGGCACACTGGCATGGCTCCACTGCCCTCCCGATGCCCGGTGAGCCGCCCAGCTGAGCATGCCACTCTCGTTGCAGGTGACGGGGCAGTGCCAGTGTCGTCCCGGCTTCGGGGGCCGCATCTGCTCCCAGTGCCAGGAGCATCACTGGGGAGACCCCGAGCGGGAGTGCCGAGGTGGGGACGCGGCACAGGGACAAGGCGGGGTGCAGAGGCTCTGGGGACGTGGGGTGTCTGGGAACATGGGAACCCCAGGGAATGGGAGGTCTTGGGGAAAGAGGGGCTCATTGAGGGACCCTGGGTGCATAGTGGGACCCTAGAGACATGGGGGGGCCTGGGGACATGGTGGGACCCTGGGGACACAGTGGGACTCTCAACATGGGAGCCCTGGGGAGacactggggacacaggggactcTGAGGACCCAGGACATCCTGGGGACATGGTGAGATCATGGGGACGTGGCGAGACCTTTTGGGCATGGGGGATCGTGGACCCATAGCAGGATGCTGGGGACAGCATGGGAccctggggacatggagggacCCTGGAGACACagtgggatgctgtggggcatGGAAGGATGTGGGGGATGCTGGAGACATGAAGACCTTGGGGATGTGATGGGTCTCTGGGGACAGGGGAGACTCACGGGACCCTGGGTACATGGTGGGATTGTGGGGACATAGGCGACCCTGGCTACATGGTGGAACCCTGGAGATGCAGGGGGACACAGTGGGACGCTGGGGACATGGTGGCACTTTGGGGACACgggagtccctggggaggctgggacaCACCACCGCCTGTCTCTGCAGCCTGCGAGTGCGAGCCGCTGGGCGCTGAGAGCCCGCAGTGCGAGCAGGCCAGCGGGCAGTGCCGGTGCCGGCCGGGCTTCGGGGGGCTGCGCTGTGACCGCTGCCAGCGGGGCTACCAGGAGGCTTTCCCCCGCTGCTCgccctgccacccctgcttcGGGCGCTGGGAcccggccctgggcagcctgcaggACGGGCTGCGGCGCCTGGGGGAGCAGGCGCGGGCGCTGCGGGAAGGGGGGTCCATGCCCACACTCAGCCCCCGCCGCCTGCGGGCACTGGAGGAGGCCCTGGGGCGCGTGGAGCAGCTTCTGGGCGAGGGGGGCAGCCCCAGTGTCCCCCTCCTCAATGGGCTGCCTGGGCGGCTGGATGGCACCAGGCAAGTGCTCATcgtgggctggggtgggggggggaaccccctTTTGTCACCCAAAAAGGCTTGAGACCCCTTTTCTCCACACCAAAGGACGGAGCTGGATGACTTCTGGAAGCAGGTCCAAGAGCTGGAGCAACATCTGGATCAGCTGGCACAGGCAGATGTGCGGCACTGCGACCGGCTGGCTGGGCTGAGCCACGAGCTGGGGGGTCTCAACCGAACCGCCTCCCACCTCCAAATCCTCCTCGGCACCGTGGCAGCGGCCGGATTCAGCGGTAAGAGCGTCCGGCAAGGACTGGGGGCTTCAGTGGCAACCATCTTGGCTGCACCCTGACACGGGCACCCGCAGAGTCTTACCGCAGCATCCTGGGATCCGCGGAGGACTCGCGGCAGGCGGAGGCGGTGGCCAATGGCACGGCCGGTGAGCTGAGCGAGGCACGGGTGACGAGGCGGGCGGCCGAGCGGGTGCTGCGGCAGCGGGGCGACGCTTTCCACCGTGGCACTGCCGCAGCGCGGAAATCCTTGCGGGAGGCGCAGAAACGGGTGATGGGACTCAGCATCACCAGGATCAATGAGAAGGTGAGAGTGGGACCAGTGAGGGGCAAATAGGCACATGGGGATCTCCCCCCCACGCAGTGTTGAGCTGACATCCCCACCACTGGCATCGCTGCAGATTTGTGGGGCTCCTGGGGACCGGAGCTGCGAGGAAGCGCCTTGTGGAGGAGCCTTGTGCCAGGACGGCACAGGGACACGACATTGCGGTGGCACGGGGTGTGCGGGGGCACTGCCCGTCTCGGCTCGAGCCCTGAGCAGCGCCCGTAACACCTCACAGCAACTGGAGGAGGCATTGGGTCAGCTGGGTGTTGTGGCACAGAAGGTAGGGGTGGTGGCTCCGTTGACACTTTTTGGGGTCCCCTTGTGTCCCCTTCTGTGTCCTGCTTGTGCCCTTTCCATGCTACTTTGGTGTCCCTTTCCATGTCCCACTTATGCCTTTTCCATGCCCCCTTGCATGTCCCCTTGTATGTCCCACTTGTGCCCTTTTCATGCCACTTTGATGTCCCCTTGTATGTCCCTCTTGTGACCTTTCCATGCCTCCAAGCATGTCCCCCCTGTATGTCCCTCTTAAGCCCCTTCACAGATGCCCCTTGTGCCACTTGTGTGTCCCCTTGGGCCGCTGTTGCACCCCCTTGCAGACCCCCTTTATGTCCCCTTACATACCTCTTCCGTGCCCCCTTCTACCCTGTTGCACACCCCTTCATGCCCCCTTGCATAACCCCCCTCGTGTCCCTTTGCACACCCCATTTCACCCCCTTGCATGTCCCCATCTTGTCCCCATGCATGTTCCCCCGTGCACCCTCCCTGGGGCCGCCCCATGCCCCCCGCTCAGCCCCGTGCCCCCCCAGACGCAGGAGGTGCAGgagctggcgcggggggcgcgcAGCCGGGCGGAGGAGGCGCTGGGGCGCTCGCAGGCCGCCCGCAGCCGCGCGGAGAAGGCGACGTCCCAGCTGCGGGACTTCATCCGACGCATCAAGGCCTTCCTGGCAGGTAGGGCCGGCACGGGGTGGGCACGGGCATGGCGTGGGTCAGCACGCCCACCCAGAGCCCACCCCGCTCCCGTGTCCCCACAGAGGAGGGAGCCGACCCGGGCAGCATCGAGCTGGTGGCCCGGCAGGTCCTGAACATctccctgcccagcagccccGGCCGCATCCAGGAGCTGCTGCGGGAGATGCGGGAGAGCATTGTCCAGCTGGAGGGAGTGGATGCTGTGCTGAACAGCACGGCGCAGGGGCTGGCCGCAGCACGGGGGCTGCTGGCACAGGGACAAGATGCCAGGTGAGTTGTGGtggtgggcagggggtgggggtccATCCCGCAGTGCTgtcaggggctggagctgctcgTGCCACCGCAGGGAGCGAGCGGAGGGCGTGAGGGACGAGCTGGTGGGGACGCAGCGGGCACTGGATGCAGCGCGGGTGCAGGCGACGGCAGCAGGGAGCGCCCTGCGGAGTGCCAAGGATGCCATCCgggcagctgagagcagagcCA
This genomic window contains:
- the LOC128915547 gene encoding laminin subunit beta-1-like isoform X1 is translated as MLERRSQRNGDCGSGGGRQSRWLSMDLLALALLLVGVPAAGGWQEPDLSHGCARGSCYPATGNLLVGRAPSLSATSTCGLDGPQEYCIVSHLQDSEKCFTCDSRDPSLLESHRIENVIYLSGPHGQRTWWQSENGVERVSIRLDLEGEFHFTHLIMKFKTFRPAAMLVERSADFGRSWKVYRYFAYNCSKLFPGVPVQPSGLVDEVLCDQRYSEIEPSSHGEVIFKVLDPSIPVADPYSPSIQDLLRVTNLRVNLTKLHTLGDNLLDTRREVLHKYYYAVDELVLRGSCFCHGHAAHCAPAPGVPTSSIPGMIHGRCVCEHHTQGLNCERCEDFYHDLPWRPAEGSSTNACRRCDCNEHSQRCHFDMAVYLATGNTSGAVCDGCQHNTMGRRCHLCKPFYYRHPRSDIRSPTACALCDCDPAGSLDGGACDGHTDVALGMIAGQCRCKENVAGPRCDRCRHGAYGLSHGDPQGCQPCRCDPRGTVAGSSPCDPISGDCYCKRFVAGRSCSECVPEFWGLSYDVGGCRPCACDFGGAYNNRCSMEDGACPCRPHLMGRQCDQVQPGFFCAPLDYYTYEAEQATGHGHDHPQLPVSLLGGSLRPQPRLVHGCHHGPCSVHGCHPVLHVAVPVHGHPSPQGAIRAEVPQDCLEYDTGEPGGRKGRPRHQRSPPRPPQPRAPSRRNRQQPPKPDVEEVVRDGVGRMVTWTGSGFARVRDGAGLTFRVDNVPYPMDYELLLRYEPESTEDWEAVVSVGSRVLPTSPRCGNLLPSEQMYRESLPHSQRYVLLSRPFCFEPSTPYEVTMRLQRAGVTQRHPGAFILIDSLVLLPRVSELPGFHGAEAAAAARQEELERYRCLEAFRMAPPSPLAQACARLVCSVSALLHGGALPCQCDPQGSRSSECQVQGGQCECKPHVLGRRCDHCAPGSYGFGPLGCSPCACSPEGSVSQLCDAVSGQCRCQHGAVGRQCDQCQPGHWGFPACRPCQCNGHAEECDPRTGSCLHCRDHTAGRHCERCQDGYYGDPVLGSGQQCRPCPCPGYPGTRHYHGSACHADEETHHIVCLCAPGYAGPRCDRCSPGYFGMPEMEGGACRPCQCNNNIDASDPGACDPRTGQCLRCLYHTAGPHCAHCQPGYYGNALQRSCRRCSCDPRGTLVSHCTAGACACDRGTGACACRPNVVGKSCDRCAPHFWSLGELGGCEPCGCHPTRALHPACDAVTGQCQCRPGFGGRICSQCQEHHWGDPERECRACECEPLGAESPQCEQASGQCRCRPGFGGLRCDRCQRGYQEAFPRCSPCHPCFGRWDPALGSLQDGLRRLGEQARALREGGSMPTLSPRRLRALEEALGRVEQLLGEGGSPSVPLLNGLPGRLDGTRTELDDFWKQVQELEQHLDQLAQADVRHCDRLAGLSHELGGLNRTASHLQILLGTVAAAGFSESYRSILGSAEDSRQAEAVANGTAGELSEARVTRRAAERVLRQRGDAFHRGTAAARKSLREAQKRVMGLSITRINEKICGAPGDRSCEEAPCGGALCQDGTGTRHCGGTGCAGALPVSARALSSARNTSQQLEEALGQLGVVAQKTQEVQELARGARSRAEEALGRSQAARSRAEKATSQLRDFIRRIKAFLAEEGADPGSIELVARQVLNISLPSSPGRIQELLREMRESIVQLEGVDAVLNSTAQGLAAARGLLAQGQDARERAEGVRDELVGTQRALDAARVQATAAGSALRSAKDAIRAAESRAKEAERRLQALEGKESRAQRRLRELARHVTTLQERGQDVRRLAQQAKEGAQRATAASGTLSQDLAQVTQRYVVLKGRVSGLAGVSGGALQRVTRLTAEARDLLDKANSSKRKLEELEQHFGANERVMAAKATRLQALEQRVWGLLEEIRERANAYATC
- the LOC128915547 gene encoding laminin subunit beta-1-like isoform X2, with the protein product MGQSRWLSMDLLALALLLVGVPAAGGWQEPDLSHGCARGSCYPATGNLLVGRAPSLSATSTCGLDGPQEYCIVSHLQDSEKCFTCDSRDPSLLESHRIENVIYLSGPHGQRTWWQSENGVERVSIRLDLEGEFHFTHLIMKFKTFRPAAMLVERSADFGRSWKVYRYFAYNCSKLFPGVPVQPSGLVDEVLCDQRYSEIEPSSHGEVIFKVLDPSIPVADPYSPSIQDLLRVTNLRVNLTKLHTLGDNLLDTRREVLHKYYYAVDELVLRGSCFCHGHAAHCAPAPGVPTSSIPGMIHGRCVCEHHTQGLNCERCEDFYHDLPWRPAEGSSTNACRRCDCNEHSQRCHFDMAVYLATGNTSGAVCDGCQHNTMGRRCHLCKPFYYRHPRSDIRSPTACALCDCDPAGSLDGGACDGHTDVALGMIAGQCRCKENVAGPRCDRCRHGAYGLSHGDPQGCQPCRCDPRGTVAGSSPCDPISGDCYCKRFVAGRSCSECVPEFWGLSYDVGGCRPCACDFGGAYNNRCSMEDGACPCRPHLMGRQCDQVQPGFFCAPLDYYTYEAEQATGHGHDHPQLPVSLLGGSLRPQPRLVHGCHHGPCSVHGCHPVLHVAVPVHGHPSPQGAIRAEVPQDCLEYDTGEPGGRKGRPRHQRSPPRPPQPRAPSRRNRQQPPKPDVEEVVRDGVGRMVTWTGSGFARVRDGAGLTFRVDNVPYPMDYELLLRYEPESTEDWEAVVSVGSRVLPTSPRCGNLLPSEQMYRESLPHSQRYVLLSRPFCFEPSTPYEVTMRLQRAGVTQRHPGAFILIDSLVLLPRVSELPGFHGAEAAAAARQEELERYRCLEAFRMAPPSPLAQACARLVCSVSALLHGGALPCQCDPQGSRSSECQVQGGQCECKPHVLGRRCDHCAPGSYGFGPLGCSPCACSPEGSVSQLCDAVSGQCRCQHGAVGRQCDQCQPGHWGFPACRPCQCNGHAEECDPRTGSCLHCRDHTAGRHCERCQDGYYGDPVLGSGQQCRPCPCPGYPGTRHYHGSACHADEETHHIVCLCAPGYAGPRCDRCSPGYFGMPEMEGGACRPCQCNNNIDASDPGACDPRTGQCLRCLYHTAGPHCAHCQPGYYGNALQRSCRRCSCDPRGTLVSHCTAGACACDRGTGACACRPNVVGKSCDRCAPHFWSLGELGGCEPCGCHPTRALHPACDAVTGQCQCRPGFGGRICSQCQEHHWGDPERECRACECEPLGAESPQCEQASGQCRCRPGFGGLRCDRCQRGYQEAFPRCSPCHPCFGRWDPALGSLQDGLRRLGEQARALREGGSMPTLSPRRLRALEEALGRVEQLLGEGGSPSVPLLNGLPGRLDGTRTELDDFWKQVQELEQHLDQLAQADVRHCDRLAGLSHELGGLNRTASHLQILLGTVAAAGFSESYRSILGSAEDSRQAEAVANGTAGELSEARVTRRAAERVLRQRGDAFHRGTAAARKSLREAQKRVMGLSITRINEKICGAPGDRSCEEAPCGGALCQDGTGTRHCGGTGCAGALPVSARALSSARNTSQQLEEALGQLGVVAQKTQEVQELARGARSRAEEALGRSQAARSRAEKATSQLRDFIRRIKAFLAEEGADPGSIELVARQVLNISLPSSPGRIQELLREMRESIVQLEGVDAVLNSTAQGLAAARGLLAQGQDARERAEGVRDELVGTQRALDAARVQATAAGSALRSAKDAIRAAESRAKEAERRLQALEGKESRAQRRLRELARHVTTLQERGQDVRRLAQQAKEGAQRATAASGTLSQDLAQVTQRYVVLKGRVSGLAGVSGGALQRVTRLTAEARDLLDKANSSKRKLEELEQHFGANERVMAAKATRLQALEQRVWGLLEEIRERANAYATC
- the LOC128915547 gene encoding laminin subunit beta-1-like isoform X3 — protein: MDLLALALLLVGVPAAGGWQEPDLSHGCARGSCYPATGNLLVGRAPSLSATSTCGLDGPQEYCIVSHLQDSEKCFTCDSRDPSLLESHRIENVIYLSGPHGQRTWWQSENGVERVSIRLDLEGEFHFTHLIMKFKTFRPAAMLVERSADFGRSWKVYRYFAYNCSKLFPGVPVQPSGLVDEVLCDQRYSEIEPSSHGEVIFKVLDPSIPVADPYSPSIQDLLRVTNLRVNLTKLHTLGDNLLDTRREVLHKYYYAVDELVLRGSCFCHGHAAHCAPAPGVPTSSIPGMIHGRCVCEHHTQGLNCERCEDFYHDLPWRPAEGSSTNACRRCDCNEHSQRCHFDMAVYLATGNTSGAVCDGCQHNTMGRRCHLCKPFYYRHPRSDIRSPTACALCDCDPAGSLDGGACDGHTDVALGMIAGQCRCKENVAGPRCDRCRHGAYGLSHGDPQGCQPCRCDPRGTVAGSSPCDPISGDCYCKRFVAGRSCSECVPEFWGLSYDVGGCRPCACDFGGAYNNRCSMEDGACPCRPHLMGRQCDQVQPGFFCAPLDYYTYEAEQATGHGHDHPQLPVSLLGGSLRPQPRLVHGCHHGPCSVHGCHPVLHVAVPVHGHPSPQGAIRAEVPQDCLEYDTGEPGGRKGRPRHQRSPPRPPQPRAPSRRNRQQPPKPDVEEVVRDGVGRMVTWTGSGFARVRDGAGLTFRVDNVPYPMDYELLLRYEPESTEDWEAVVSVGSRVLPTSPRCGNLLPSEQMYRESLPHSQRYVLLSRPFCFEPSTPYEVTMRLQRAGVTQRHPGAFILIDSLVLLPRVSELPGFHGAEAAAAARQEELERYRCLEAFRMAPPSPLAQACARLVCSVSALLHGGALPCQCDPQGSRSSECQVQGGQCECKPHVLGRRCDHCAPGSYGFGPLGCSPCACSPEGSVSQLCDAVSGQCRCQHGAVGRQCDQCQPGHWGFPACRPCQCNGHAEECDPRTGSCLHCRDHTAGRHCERCQDGYYGDPVLGSGQQCRPCPCPGYPGTRHYHGSACHADEETHHIVCLCAPGYAGPRCDRCSPGYFGMPEMEGGACRPCQCNNNIDASDPGACDPRTGQCLRCLYHTAGPHCAHCQPGYYGNALQRSCRRCSCDPRGTLVSHCTAGACACDRGTGACACRPNVVGKSCDRCAPHFWSLGELGGCEPCGCHPTRALHPACDAVTGQCQCRPGFGGRICSQCQEHHWGDPERECRACECEPLGAESPQCEQASGQCRCRPGFGGLRCDRCQRGYQEAFPRCSPCHPCFGRWDPALGSLQDGLRRLGEQARALREGGSMPTLSPRRLRALEEALGRVEQLLGEGGSPSVPLLNGLPGRLDGTRTELDDFWKQVQELEQHLDQLAQADVRHCDRLAGLSHELGGLNRTASHLQILLGTVAAAGFSESYRSILGSAEDSRQAEAVANGTAGELSEARVTRRAAERVLRQRGDAFHRGTAAARKSLREAQKRVMGLSITRINEKICGAPGDRSCEEAPCGGALCQDGTGTRHCGGTGCAGALPVSARALSSARNTSQQLEEALGQLGVVAQKTQEVQELARGARSRAEEALGRSQAARSRAEKATSQLRDFIRRIKAFLAEEGADPGSIELVARQVLNISLPSSPGRIQELLREMRESIVQLEGVDAVLNSTAQGLAAARGLLAQGQDARERAEGVRDELVGTQRALDAARVQATAAGSALRSAKDAIRAAESRAKEAERRLQALEGKESRAQRRLRELARHVTTLQERGQDVRRLAQQAKEGAQRATAASGTLSQDLAQVTQRYVVLKGRVSGLAGVSGGALQRVTRLTAEARDLLDKANSSKRKLEELEQHFGANERVMAAKATRLQALEQRVWGLLEEIRERANAYATC